One window from the genome of Oreochromis niloticus isolate F11D_XX linkage group LG20, O_niloticus_UMD_NMBU, whole genome shotgun sequence encodes:
- the LOC102076042 gene encoding vitelline membrane outer layer protein 1 has protein sequence MLRLSLSTTCLLLLSWVHVVPGQLSVSYGMPWGNWGSTEMCPVGSYAVGFSIKVETFQGSGDDTAVNGIRLYCFDPSSKRRTTVESAVGSWGDWTAVKSCASGYLDSFMLRVESFQIGDDDTSVNNIKFTCSGTGAQLVGDGMPWGEWGHWSRKCPKGVICGLRTRVEDWQGGGDDTALNDVQFFCCN, from the exons ATGCTGCGTCTGAGTCTGAGCACCAcatgcctgctgctgctgtcgtGGGTGCACGTGGTGCCAGGACAGCTTTCTGTATCGTACGGCATGCCATGGGGCAACTGGGGTTCCACGGAGATGTGTCCTGTAGGCTCTTACGCTGTTGGCTTCAGCATCAAG GTGGAGACTTTTCAAGGCTCTGGAGACGACACGGCTGTTAACGGGATACGCTTGTACTGTTTTGACCCCAGCAGCAAACGGCGGACCACGGTGGAATCTGCTGTGGGGAG ttgGGGGGACTGGACTGCGGTAAAGAGCTGCGCCAGTGGATACCTGGACTCCTTTATGCTCCGCGTCGAGTCTTTCCAGATCGGGGATGATGACACATCCGTCAACAACATCAA ATTCACCTGCAGCGGCACCGGCGCTCAGCTGGTGGGTGATGGGATGCCGTGGGGCGAGTGGGGACACTGGAGCAGGAAGTGTCCCAAAGGCGTCATCTGTGGGCTGAGGACCCGCGTGGAGGATTGGCAGGGCGGGGGCGATGACACGGCGCTCAACGACGTGCAGTTCTTCTGCTGCAACTAA